The following proteins are co-located in the Malus sylvestris chromosome 13, drMalSylv7.2, whole genome shotgun sequence genome:
- the LOC126597331 gene encoding 30S ribosomal protein S1, chloroplastic, translating to MASLAQQFTGLRCSPLSTSRLSKPSILPKQNKMPGLLPIVSAAVISNAQTKERLKLKEIFEDAHERCRTAPMEGVSFTLDSFYNALEKYDFNSEIGTKVRGTVFNIDNNGALVDITAKSSAYLPLEEACIHKIKSVEEVGIVPGVREEFVIIGENEADDSLILSLKSIQYDLAWERCRQLQAEDVVVKGKVVGANKGGVVAVVEGLRGFVPFSQISTKSTAEDLLEKEIPLKFVEVDEEQSRLVLSNRKAVADNQAQLGIGSVVLGTVQSLKPYGAFIDIGGINGLLHVSQISHDRVSDIATVLQPGDTLKVMILSHDRERGRVSLSTKKLEPTPGDMIRNPKLVFEKAEEMAQTFRQRIAQAEAMARADMLRFQPESGLTLSSDGILGPLTSDLPVEGLDLSDVPPAEVTD from the exons ATGGCGTCTCTGGCTCAGCAATTCACAGGCTTAAGATGCTCACCGCTCTCCACCTCGAGGCTCTCGAAGCCCTCAATCCTGCCGAAGCAAAACAAAATGCCTGGTTTGCTCCCCATCGTCTCCGCCGCGGTCATCTCGAATGCACAGACCAAAGAGCGCCTCAAGCTCAAGGAAATCTTCGAGGATGCTCACGAACGGTGTCGTACTGCCCCCATGGAAGGCGTCTCTTTCACTCTTGACTCCTTTTACAACGCTCTCGAGAAGTACGACTTCAATTCTGAGATTGGAACTAAG GTGAGGGGAACAGTTTTCAATATAGATAACAATGGAGCATTAGTTGACATTACTGCAAAATCTTCAGCATACTTGCCTCTTGAAGAGGCATGCATTCACAAAATAAAGAGTGTAGAAGAAGTGGGCATAGTTCCCGGAGTGAGAGAGGAGTTTGTGATTATTGGTGAAAACGAAGCTGACGATAGCTTGATCTTGAGCTTAAAGTCCATCCAGTATGACCTAGCATGGGAAAGATGTAGACAGCTCCAAGCTGAGGATGTTGTTGTCAAGGGTAAG GTCGTTGGTGCGAATAAAGGTGGAGTGGTGGCCGTGGTGGAAGGCCTTAGAGGTTTTGTTCCTTTCTCCCAGATATCAACA AAATCAACTGCCGAAGATCTTCTTGAAAAGGAGATTCCTCTGAAGTTTGTGGAGGTTGATGAAGAACAGTCTAGGCTTGTCCTCAGTAACCGCAAGGCCGTGGCAGACAACCAAGCACAGCTTGGAATTGGGTCAGTTGTCCTTGGTACTGTTCAGAGCTTGAAGCCATATGGTGCCTTTATCGACATTGGTGGAATCAACGGCCTTCTTCATGTTAGTCAGATCAGTCATGACCGAGTCTCTGATATTGCGACAGTTCTCCAACCTGGTGACACTCTCAAG gtcatgATATTGAGCCATGACCGTGAGAGAGGCCGTGTAAGTCTTTCTACCAAGAAGTTAGAACCTACTCCCGGTGACATGATTCGCAATCCAAAGCTTGTATTTGAGAAG GCGGAGGAGATGGCACAGACATTCCGGCAGAGAATTGCTCAAGCAGAAGCTATGGCTCGTGCGGACATGCTCCGTTTCCAGCCGGAG